A window from Blastocatellia bacterium encodes these proteins:
- the gpmA gene encoding 2,3-diphosphoglycerate-dependent phosphoglycerate mutase, with protein sequence MIKLVLLRHGESLWNKENRFTGWTDVDLSERGIEEARAAGRVLKQEGYVFDIAFSSVLKRAIRTLWLVQDEMDLMWIPVQLSWRLNERHYGALQGLNKAEMAARFGEQQVLLWRRSYDVAPPPLEKTDPRYPGHDPRYRDLDEKDLPLTESLKDTVARFLPYWHDVIAPTLRSGKRVLIVAHGNSLRALVKYLDGISDAEIVHLNIPTGIPLVYELTEDLAPIRHYYLGDPEAVKRAMQMVADQAKVRPGGS encoded by the coding sequence ATGATCAAACTCGTCCTCCTCAGGCATGGCGAAAGCCTCTGGAATAAAGAGAACCGGTTCACCGGCTGGACCGATGTGGATCTGTCCGAACGAGGGATCGAAGAGGCCCGGGCCGCCGGGCGAGTTCTCAAGCAAGAAGGGTACGTCTTCGATATAGCTTTCAGCTCGGTTCTGAAGCGAGCGATCCGGACGCTCTGGCTGGTTCAAGACGAGATGGACCTGATGTGGATTCCCGTGCAGCTCTCCTGGCGGTTGAACGAACGCCACTACGGAGCCCTGCAGGGACTCAACAAGGCGGAGATGGCGGCTCGATTTGGCGAACAGCAGGTGCTTCTGTGGCGACGGAGTTACGATGTCGCTCCTCCGCCGCTGGAGAAGACCGATCCGCGCTATCCCGGTCATGATCCGCGCTATCGGGATCTGGACGAGAAGGACTTGCCGCTCACCGAATCGCTCAAAGACACGGTGGCCCGCTTCCTCCCCTACTGGCATGACGTGATCGCTCCCACTTTGAGATCGGGCAAGCGCGTCCTTATCGTCGCTCATGGAAACAGTCTTCGGGCGCTCGTCAAATATCTCGACGGCATCTCCGATGCCGAGATCGTGCACCTGAACATTCCCACGGGCATTCCTCTGGTCTATGAATTGACCGAGGATCTCGCTCCGATCCGCCATTACTATTTGGGCGATCCGGAAGCCGTCAAACGCGCTATGCAGATGGTCGCCGATCAGGCAAAAGTGCGACCGGGCGGGTCCTGA
- a CDS encoding membrane dipeptidase produces MRATRREFLQLMSVGTAGVVLSDDLPSSWQTEAEIDALYDRALVVDSLSIETWDEAGFAAWRRSGYTAIHTSLANRNFAVGMRDLEAWHKRFAEHPDKLIHCTKAADILRAKREGKLAVILGFQNATVIEDDLSNLDKLYAAGTRCIQLTYNSRNLLGDGCTERTNAGLSDFGIACVERMNELGIIVDLSHCGEQTSADGIAFSRRPPAFTHTMCKALYFHPRAKPDELLRAMSNRGGMTGIAALGYFVSPRADATLEDYLKHIDHAVKVCGIDHVGLCTDFPIRGIEASAMRESWYLPRLRMFKPSYNVRWPPWIPELDKPERFRIVAHALAKRGYKTGEIEKLLGGNWVRYFRDVFGG; encoded by the coding sequence ATGAGAGCGACTCGTCGCGAGTTTCTCCAGCTTATGTCGGTCGGGACAGCCGGAGTCGTTTTGTCCGATGATCTGCCGTCGTCCTGGCAAACGGAGGCGGAAATTGATGCGCTCTATGATCGGGCGCTTGTGGTGGATTCGCTTTCCATTGAGACCTGGGATGAGGCGGGATTTGCCGCTTGGAGGCGATCCGGCTATACGGCCATCCATACCAGTCTGGCCAATCGAAATTTCGCCGTCGGGATGCGCGATCTGGAAGCCTGGCACAAGCGATTCGCCGAGCATCCCGATAAGCTCATCCACTGCACGAAGGCGGCGGACATCCTTCGCGCCAAACGGGAGGGGAAGCTGGCCGTCATTCTGGGATTTCAGAATGCGACGGTGATCGAGGACGACCTCTCGAATCTCGATAAACTCTATGCCGCCGGGACGCGCTGCATCCAGCTCACGTACAACTCGCGGAATCTTCTCGGCGATGGGTGCACCGAGCGCACCAATGCGGGCCTCTCGGATTTCGGGATCGCCTGTGTCGAACGGATGAACGAATTGGGGATCATCGTTGATCTCTCTCACTGTGGGGAGCAGACGTCGGCCGATGGCATTGCCTTTTCCCGTCGTCCGCCAGCCTTCACGCATACGATGTGCAAGGCCCTGTACTTTCATCCCCGAGCCAAACCCGATGAGTTGCTGCGGGCCATGTCCAACCGGGGTGGGATGACGGGCATAGCCGCGCTGGGCTATTTCGTCAGCCCTCGCGCCGATGCCACGCTGGAGGATTACCTCAAGCACATTGATCACGCCGTCAAAGTCTGCGGGATTGATCACGTGGGGTTGTGCACGGATTTCCCCATCCGGGGCATCGAGGCGTCGGCCATGCGCGAGAGCTGGTATCTTCCCCGACTGCGAATGTTCAAGCCGTCGTACAACGTGCGCTGGCCGCCCTGGATCCCCGAACTCGACAAGCCGGAGCGATTCCGCATCGTCGCGCACGCGCTGGCCAAGCGCGGCTACAAGACGGGCGAGATCGAAAAACTTCTCGGCGGTAACTGGGTTCGCTATTTCCGCGATGTCTTCGGCGGCTGA
- the hisE gene encoding phosphoribosyl-ATP diphosphatase, giving the protein MNIQALHFDERGLIPAIIQESETGRILLFGYMNTRALELTLQTGRIHLWDVAARCVRPQSDDRPQKVADVFIECEGDALIVKVSALPSASGVSPPRHSLRSERQPTEQAVSLIGMESLELGILLGEIFRMIQERKRERPENSYTARLLDSGLDTILKKLGEQTIETIIAAKSGSPRELSAKVSALLYHLLVLLAERELDPREILLELKMWGTPTADMKSVHVQ; this is encoded by the coding sequence ATGAACATCCAGGCCTTACACTTTGATGAGCGCGGCTTGATTCCCGCCATCATCCAGGAGAGTGAGACCGGGCGGATTCTCCTCTTCGGCTACATGAACACGCGGGCGTTGGAACTGACCTTACAGACGGGGCGCATTCATCTGTGGGATGTCGCCGCTCGCTGCGTCCGGCCCCAATCCGATGATCGCCCGCAGAAGGTGGCCGACGTGTTCATCGAGTGTGAGGGAGATGCTCTGATCGTGAAGGTGAGCGCCCTCCCGTCGGCGTCCGGGGTCTCTCCCCCACGGCACTCGCTCCGGTCGGAACGGCAGCCGACGGAGCAGGCGGTCTCGCTCATCGGCATGGAATCACTGGAACTCGGCATCTTGCTGGGGGAAATTTTCCGCATGATCCAGGAGCGCAAGCGCGAGCGACCGGAGAACTCGTACACGGCGCGGCTTCTCGATAGCGGGCTGGACACCATCCTGAAGAAGCTCGGCGAACAAACGATCGAAACGATCATCGCCGCCAAGAGCGGATCGCCCCGCGAGCTGAGCGCCAAAGTATCGGCGCTTCTCTACCACCTTCTCGTTTTGCTCGCCGAGCGCGAGCTTGATCCGAGGGAGATTCTCCTGGAGTTGAAAATGTGGGGGACTCCCACCGCTGACATGAAGTCGGTTCACGTCCAATGA
- the trpE gene encoding anthranilate synthase component I, with amino-acid sequence MNLNTITPTFKELCELAGRGNVIPVTKVIAADLLTPVSAFLKIRSEATYPFLLESVEGGEKIARHSFLGWTPHTIIRSRQESSIIEAPGERIERREPLLDLLRELTASYRPVMRPGLPPFTAGAVGYLGYDGVRWFERVPMRARDDLHLDIAQMMFHSHLLAFDHAKHQIHIIANVFTGGREHRLKEKYEHAIAEIERVEEWLRRPLEVPPIPPNPRPLSLHSTMTQGEFEEKVRRIKDYIARGDAYQVVLSQRFDVEIGGIDPFQIYRALRMINPSPYMYCIKCDFGWIIGASPEMLVRLKGREITYRPIAGTRPRGQTEEEDRQLEQEMLADEKERAEHVMLVDLGRNDVGRVAEYGSVQVTDLMSVERYSHVMHIVSTIRGRLREDRDRFDLLAACFPAGTLTGAPKIRAMEIIDELEPTRRGIYGGAVMYIDYSGNLDSCIAIRTAVITNGRASIQAGAGIVADSIPEKEYHETVNKARSILRAIEMAMTDL; translated from the coding sequence ATGAACCTCAATACCATCACACCGACGTTCAAGGAACTGTGCGAGCTGGCCGGGCGCGGCAATGTCATCCCGGTGACGAAGGTCATCGCCGCTGATTTGCTGACGCCGGTTTCGGCTTTTCTCAAGATCCGAAGCGAAGCGACCTATCCCTTTCTTCTCGAATCGGTGGAGGGAGGAGAGAAGATCGCCCGCCATTCGTTTCTCGGCTGGACGCCTCACACGATCATTCGCTCGCGGCAGGAGAGTTCGATCATCGAGGCTCCCGGAGAACGCATCGAGCGGCGCGAACCGTTGCTGGACCTTCTCCGGGAGCTGACGGCGTCCTATCGTCCGGTGATGCGACCCGGATTGCCTCCGTTCACCGCCGGGGCGGTCGGGTACCTCGGCTACGATGGCGTCCGGTGGTTCGAGCGCGTGCCGATGCGCGCTCGGGACGATCTCCATCTGGACATCGCCCAGATGATGTTCCACTCTCACCTGCTGGCCTTCGATCACGCCAAGCACCAGATTCACATCATCGCCAATGTCTTCACCGGCGGGCGGGAACATCGGCTGAAGGAGAAGTACGAACACGCCATCGCCGAGATCGAAAGAGTTGAAGAGTGGCTCCGTCGTCCGCTGGAGGTGCCGCCGATCCCTCCGAATCCACGCCCGCTCTCTCTGCACTCCACCATGACGCAGGGAGAATTTGAGGAGAAAGTTCGCCGCATCAAAGACTACATCGCGCGGGGCGATGCCTATCAGGTGGTCCTCTCTCAGCGGTTCGATGTGGAGATCGGCGGGATTGATCCCTTCCAGATCTATCGCGCCCTGCGGATGATCAATCCCTCCCCTTATATGTATTGCATCAAATGCGACTTCGGCTGGATCATCGGGGCCTCGCCCGAAATGCTCGTGCGGTTGAAAGGGCGAGAGATCACCTATCGCCCGATTGCCGGAACCCGTCCGCGCGGTCAGACCGAGGAAGAAGACCGTCAGCTCGAACAAGAGATGCTGGCCGACGAAAAAGAACGAGCCGAGCACGTCATGCTCGTTGATCTCGGACGCAACGATGTCGGGCGCGTCGCCGAGTACGGATCGGTGCAGGTGACCGATCTGATGTCGGTCGAACGCTATTCCCATGTCATGCACATCGTCTCTACCATTCGCGGACGACTGCGGGAGGATCGGGACCGATTCGATCTGCTGGCGGCCTGCTTCCCGGCGGGAACGCTCACCGGCGCTCCCAAGATTCGCGCCATGGAGATCATTGACGAGCTGGAGCCCACGCGTCGGGGCATTTACGGGGGAGCCGTCATGTATATTGATTATTCGGGCAATCTCGATTCCTGCATTGCCATCCGAACGGCGGTGATCACAAACGGGCGGGCTTCGATTCAGGCT